One region of Desulfovibrio sp. JC022 genomic DNA includes:
- a CDS encoding sugar nucleotide-binding protein: protein MKILVIGDGALGNSIARHTQKSEHELFQTSRKNKQLIHFDLKNEQEFTFLPKTDWAVIAAGISGYKECAESPESRIVNVEQTLKLCRNLLERGAKILFPSSTAVFDGKTTFPTPETPTSPSTEYGRQKNEVENFLLKYPEQTAIVRLTKLLERDTPLISSWLNDLATGKTITPFNDRSIAPVLFEDAALACCRIMEYGNGGVFHCSGPQEISYLEFAHMVCKRSGFDSNLIKPASCNDFLDYCPVHCGLETSATEKLIQFKFPAPEQVIAKLLQPRCLLCGSSKLYSFEQFKGFPGITSDCKPWDRSGEFMLCKECGLAQKKLSAKWFADINEIYSGYEMYPLSAGSEPLIFDNNGTGTPRSGVLLDKLIAALSLPEKGQMLDVGCGNGSLLQQFHLRRPKWKLSGHEQSAQREEILHLPGVEAFYSGALDKIDRKFDLITMTYVIEHLTNPVSVLKQLIGLLREDGQLMIHTSSFENNPFDLMVCDHCSHFTPGTLEFLATQAGLKITGRTDQWLAKEIGFTARKGLTHQPPIRVENNLQSMNNSLGWLNQLRRKAKQLCAKQKVGIFGTAVAGTWLAASLDEASFFVDEDSSKQGQTHMDLPIITPDNIPQGAAVIMGFNKELGTRIVRRLNNCYPHINFIIPD from the coding sequence AAACAGACTGGGCGGTTATAGCTGCCGGGATTTCAGGATATAAAGAATGCGCAGAAAGCCCTGAGTCCCGTATAGTTAACGTTGAGCAAACCCTTAAACTTTGCCGCAATCTTCTGGAACGGGGCGCGAAAATACTTTTTCCCTCCAGCACTGCTGTTTTTGATGGCAAAACTACTTTTCCCACACCTGAAACGCCCACCAGCCCGTCCACAGAATATGGCCGCCAGAAAAATGAAGTTGAAAATTTCCTGCTAAAATATCCCGAACAGACAGCTATAGTACGACTGACAAAGCTTCTGGAACGTGACACTCCACTCATTTCCAGTTGGCTGAACGATCTTGCAACAGGGAAAACCATCACACCGTTTAATGACCGAAGTATCGCCCCGGTCCTGTTTGAAGATGCAGCCCTAGCCTGCTGCCGAATAATGGAATACGGAAACGGTGGAGTCTTCCATTGTTCCGGGCCGCAAGAAATCAGCTATCTTGAATTTGCCCACATGGTTTGTAAGCGATCCGGCTTTGACAGCAATCTGATCAAGCCTGCCAGCTGCAACGATTTTTTAGATTACTGCCCGGTTCATTGCGGGCTTGAAACCAGCGCAACAGAAAAATTGATCCAGTTCAAATTTCCCGCCCCTGAGCAGGTTATCGCAAAGCTGCTGCAACCCCGCTGCCTGCTTTGCGGAAGCAGCAAGCTGTATAGCTTTGAGCAATTCAAAGGATTCCCCGGCATAACTTCAGATTGCAAACCATGGGACCGCAGCGGTGAATTCATGCTCTGCAAAGAGTGCGGGCTGGCTCAGAAAAAACTTTCCGCAAAGTGGTTCGCAGACATCAACGAAATATACTCCGGCTATGAAATGTATCCCTTGAGTGCGGGCAGCGAGCCGCTTATTTTTGATAATAACGGGACGGGCACTCCCCGTAGTGGAGTCCTGCTGGACAAGCTCATCGCTGCGCTTTCCCTACCTGAAAAAGGGCAAATGCTTGATGTGGGTTGCGGCAACGGAAGCCTATTGCAACAATTTCATCTACGCCGTCCCAAATGGAAACTCAGCGGACATGAGCAGTCCGCACAAAGGGAAGAGATCCTGCACCTGCCCGGAGTAGAAGCCTTTTACTCTGGAGCACTGGATAAGATTGACCGCAAGTTCGACCTGATCACCATGACTTATGTAATTGAACATCTTACTAATCCGGTTAGCGTACTCAAGCAACTGATTGGCTTGTTGCGGGAAGACGGACAGCTCATGATCCACACTTCATCTTTTGAAAACAATCCCTTTGATCTCATGGTCTGTGATCATTGCTCTCACTTCACCCCCGGTACTCTCGAATTTCTGGCAACACAGGCCGGACTGAAGATTACCGGAAGAACCGACCAGTGGCTGGCTAAAGAAATCGGCTTTACTGCCCGCAAGGGATTAACTCATCAGCCCCCGATCCGGGTTGAAAATAATCTGCAAAGTATGAACAATTCTCTAGGCTGGCTAAATCAACTGCGCCGCAAGGCAAAACAACTCTGCGCAAAACAAAAAGTTGGAATCTTCGGTACAGCCGTAGCCGGCACTTGGCTGGCTGCATCCCTTGATGAGGCTTCCTTTTTTGTTGATGAAGATTCGAGCAAACAAGGACAAACCCATATGGACCTGCCCATAATCACACCAGACAATATTCCACAGGGTGCAGCAGTAATCATGGGCTTCAACAAAGAACTGGGCACACGCATTGTCCGGCGGTTGAATAATTGCTATCCCCATATAAATTTTATTATTCCGGACTGA
- a CDS encoding radical SAM/SPASM domain-containing protein: MSTDILLDQAAKHLADKDYIEAEIALKRVLKNESQNTLAIKLIAELALKCDRPEIAVNYFEKYMDIAEPDLDTSLQIAELFDQQERHHQAGELITHALQLAPNDEKIKKKYLQHAYNAADMEAFPCEEFVDNSVQRTRDQIFFHSIIVVFGEEFTDLFANYILPTQLGPGNIEALNAETRSLYIIYTTPQDSKVIKNSPAFAELNKIMDVRIYCVDLDVIENTGKYHYMVQGHKHAIHKAHWEGARVIFLAPDGVFSSSTFRNLYQRTKEGYKAIMIGTMRVVKEDFLPLMKERFFAEDTIEAPIKARDLINLVIKNLHPDTRNAIMGAEKTNGWPSQLLWEIPGEGILSRNFHLHPLMVHPEELSVFHGTVDDDCVRNICKNIEEVYITRDSDEMTGFDLSRKKVRTIELNDPFNIGYTAAWAKDHADEFHWQYFEHEIRFHNGKSGPLWENFSLEAAELVTEIKNAGNNEDEHFFPEVLADYDLHFPPLTIDSVCFQPTSKCNLSCVYCPQHWNEDKGSEMDDKLLRRILDYIKENDVIQSTIGFYGETLISKNWLRICEELLNEEVSLNICSNFNMKLSTEDCRVLSRFQHLQLSIDSSDSEMLKAIRPPANLARMLHNMHKIRATAIADDRPAPIFQWACTLSDRIASQLPDLVALASSNNVPQISCNELVYFDDRQLPLNSIFNLKGNEFRTAIEQINKARKLAEKHDIRMSVLPAWDDMVQSRLAEDRAMEEFGVELNIAATPVRLCEKMNNIQGEGRMYQQKKAVPGPGETRACLFPWNSAYVMPNGDLHSCCIRGQVMGRVDDETSIRKAMHSADYTDLRKQLITGNITDPACLNCHITYIIPVRELKRRVANMIRSSMGK, from the coding sequence ATGAGCACTGACATACTTCTGGATCAGGCAGCCAAACATCTGGCTGATAAAGACTACATCGAAGCAGAAATAGCGCTTAAAAGGGTGCTCAAAAATGAAAGCCAAAATACGCTAGCGATTAAACTGATTGCAGAGCTGGCTCTAAAATGCGACCGCCCCGAAATCGCAGTTAACTACTTTGAAAAATATATGGATATCGCCGAGCCTGATCTCGACACATCATTACAAATTGCTGAACTTTTCGATCAGCAAGAGAGGCATCATCAGGCAGGGGAATTGATCACCCATGCCCTTCAGCTCGCCCCCAATGATGAAAAGATCAAAAAAAAATACCTGCAACACGCTTACAACGCTGCCGACATGGAAGCTTTTCCCTGTGAAGAATTTGTGGACAACAGCGTTCAACGGACTAGAGACCAAATTTTCTTCCACTCCATCATCGTAGTTTTTGGTGAAGAATTCACCGACTTATTCGCTAACTATATCCTACCTACTCAGCTCGGCCCCGGAAATATCGAAGCTCTCAATGCTGAAACACGCTCTTTATACATAATTTACACGACTCCACAGGATAGCAAGGTCATTAAAAACTCCCCCGCCTTTGCTGAACTTAACAAAATAATGGATGTACGGATCTATTGTGTTGATCTTGATGTCATCGAAAACACAGGAAAGTACCACTATATGGTGCAAGGCCACAAACACGCCATCCACAAAGCCCATTGGGAAGGAGCGCGGGTCATATTCCTTGCCCCTGACGGTGTTTTTTCTTCTTCCACCTTCCGCAATCTGTACCAACGCACAAAAGAAGGCTACAAGGCCATCATGATCGGAACGATGCGGGTGGTTAAAGAAGATTTCCTGCCTCTGATGAAGGAACGTTTCTTTGCGGAAGATACAATTGAAGCTCCTATCAAAGCCCGGGATCTTATAAATCTGGTCATTAAGAATCTACATCCCGACACCCGTAATGCCATCATGGGAGCTGAAAAAACCAACGGCTGGCCCTCTCAGCTGCTTTGGGAAATTCCGGGCGAAGGAATTCTGTCTCGAAATTTCCATCTGCACCCGCTCATGGTTCACCCGGAAGAACTAAGCGTATTTCACGGAACTGTTGATGACGATTGCGTGCGCAATATCTGCAAAAACATCGAAGAGGTATATATCACCCGCGATTCTGATGAAATGACCGGATTTGACCTCAGCCGGAAAAAGGTACGGACCATCGAACTCAATGACCCCTTCAATATCGGCTATACCGCCGCTTGGGCGAAAGACCATGCGGATGAATTCCATTGGCAATATTTTGAGCACGAAATCCGCTTTCACAATGGAAAATCAGGTCCATTATGGGAAAATTTTTCACTCGAAGCTGCTGAACTGGTAACGGAAATTAAAAATGCAGGTAACAATGAAGATGAACATTTTTTCCCCGAAGTTCTGGCTGATTACGACCTGCACTTTCCGCCGCTGACCATTGATTCCGTCTGCTTCCAGCCCACATCGAAATGTAATCTCAGCTGCGTCTACTGTCCCCAACACTGGAATGAAGATAAGGGCAGTGAAATGGATGACAAACTACTGCGCCGCATTCTGGATTACATCAAAGAAAATGATGTGATCCAATCCACCATTGGATTTTACGGGGAAACATTGATCAGCAAGAACTGGCTCCGGATATGCGAGGAATTACTCAACGAGGAAGTAAGCCTAAATATCTGCTCAAATTTCAATATGAAGTTAAGCACTGAGGACTGCCGGGTACTGAGCAGGTTCCAGCATCTGCAACTTAGCATTGACTCCTCGGACAGTGAAATGTTGAAAGCAATCCGCCCCCCGGCAAATCTTGCGAGAATGCTGCACAACATGCACAAAATCCGTGCAACAGCCATTGCCGATGACCGACCGGCCCCCATTTTCCAATGGGCCTGCACCCTCTCTGACCGGATTGCCTCACAACTGCCGGACTTGGTTGCACTTGCATCATCCAACAATGTCCCCCAAATAAGTTGCAACGAACTGGTTTATTTTGATGACCGCCAACTTCCGTTAAACAGTATCTTCAACCTCAAAGGTAACGAATTTCGCACGGCTATTGAACAAATTAACAAAGCCCGCAAATTGGCTGAAAAACATGATATAAGAATGAGTGTCCTTCCCGCATGGGACGATATGGTCCAGAGCAGGCTTGCTGAAGACCGGGCTATGGAAGAATTCGGTGTAGAACTCAATATAGCAGCAACCCCGGTCAGACTCTGTGAAAAAATGAATAATATTCAGGGAGAAGGCCGCATGTATCAACAAAAAAAAGCCGTTCCCGGCCCCGGTGAGACACGGGCCTGCTTGTTTCCATGGAACTCAGCTTACGTAATGCCCAACGGTGATTTACATTCCTGCTGCATCCGAGGGCAGGTCATGGGTCGAGTAGACGATGAAACATCAATCAGAAAAGCCATGCACAGCGCGGACTATACAGACCTGCGCAAACAACTTATCACCGGAAACATCACTGATCCGGCCTGCCTTAACTGCCACATCACCTACATTATTCCGGTCCGGGAGCTTAAACGCAGGGTAGCGAACATGATCCGCTCCAGCATGGGAAAATAA
- a CDS encoding LysR family transcriptional regulator: METRQLKYFLAVAEELHFGRAAKRLHISQPPLSQQIMKFEDELGVKLFQRNKRSVFLTAAGKSLLRDARAILRSIERAEAKLLDAASGQGGQLSLGYIGPALETSLAEIIREYKASYPAVRLNLREMFTNDQLKAVRDGEIDAGVVRLFRHDVSDLECELFHRESYALVLPTGHHLSEMESVDVSDLSGEPLIFFPRAEQPRLYDEWMRVFAEAGFVPDVVQEAARKSATVSLVAAGMGVGIVPESMANRRPQGVVFKSLTGDFPSIELHLIYMPKDGFPAVCNFINAVRESGTNEIHKN; this comes from the coding sequence ATGGAGACACGACAACTGAAATATTTTCTGGCTGTGGCTGAAGAGTTGCATTTCGGACGAGCTGCTAAACGGCTTCATATCTCACAACCGCCGCTTAGCCAGCAGATAATGAAATTTGAGGATGAGCTTGGAGTGAAGCTCTTTCAGCGCAATAAGCGTTCAGTTTTCCTGACCGCAGCCGGAAAATCATTGTTGCGCGATGCGCGGGCCATCCTGCGTTCAATTGAACGGGCCGAGGCTAAGCTGTTGGATGCCGCTTCCGGGCAGGGTGGTCAGTTGTCTCTTGGGTATATCGGTCCGGCACTTGAGACTTCGCTGGCAGAAATTATTCGAGAGTACAAGGCCAGTTATCCTGCTGTTCGTTTAAATCTGCGGGAAATGTTTACCAACGACCAGCTCAAGGCTGTGCGTGATGGCGAGATTGACGCTGGGGTAGTCCGGCTGTTTCGGCATGATGTTTCAGATCTAGAGTGTGAATTATTTCATCGTGAATCATATGCTCTGGTCCTGCCGACGGGGCATCATTTATCTGAAATGGAAAGCGTGGATGTTTCTGATTTGTCCGGAGAGCCGCTTATATTTTTCCCCCGCGCAGAGCAGCCTCGGCTATATGATGAGTGGATGAGGGTTTTTGCTGAGGCAGGGTTTGTGCCTGATGTGGTGCAGGAAGCTGCCCGTAAAAGTGCGACTGTTTCTCTTGTTGCCGCCGGTATGGGAGTTGGGATTGTCCCGGAAAGTATGGCCAACCGAAGGCCGCAGGGGGTAGTTTTTAAAAGTTTGACCGGGGATTTTCCGTCCATTGAATTACATTTAATTTACATGCCCAAGGATGGTTTTCCAGCAGTCTGTAATTTTATTAATGCTGTGCGTGAAAGTGGGACAAATGAGATTCATAAAAATTGA
- a CDS encoding aldo/keto reductase has translation MSGKIILKKLGNSDIKISSIGLGCMGLSEFYGEPASEKQGCKLIHHALDQGVNFFDTADMYGGGHNEKLLAKAINGRREEAVIATKFGIVREDGEYARAISGKPEYVRKACHESLRRLKTDYIDLYYIHRVDMNTPIEETIGEMSRLVEEGKIRSIGISEASAETLSRAHAVHPLSALQSEYSMLTRDPEEEILGLTRELGISFVPYSPICRGLLSNWTPSEDKTDFRNILPRFQGEAYNSNKSIAETLNRIAENKGCTLAQLSLAWVCAQGENIIPIPGTTKIKNLDSNIGAAQIDLDKDDLAAIEKILAANKVQGNRYTDEGMKGVNV, from the coding sequence ATGTCTGGAAAAATCATCTTAAAAAAACTGGGCAACAGCGACATCAAGATTTCATCTATCGGTCTCGGCTGCATGGGTTTGAGTGAATTTTACGGAGAACCAGCATCAGAAAAGCAAGGCTGCAAACTTATCCACCATGCTCTTGATCAAGGTGTTAATTTCTTTGATACCGCAGACATGTACGGCGGGGGACATAACGAAAAACTGCTGGCAAAAGCCATAAATGGACGCCGGGAAGAAGCGGTAATCGCCACAAAATTCGGCATTGTACGCGAAGATGGCGAATATGCCCGGGCGATCAGCGGCAAACCTGAGTATGTGCGCAAGGCCTGCCACGAAAGTTTGCGCCGTCTGAAAACTGATTACATCGATCTCTATTATATCCACCGCGTTGATATGAATACGCCTATTGAAGAGACCATCGGAGAAATGTCTAGGCTTGTGGAGGAAGGTAAAATCAGGTCCATCGGCATATCGGAAGCTTCCGCAGAAACCCTAAGCCGCGCGCACGCGGTGCACCCGCTTTCCGCCCTGCAATCAGAATATTCCATGCTTACCCGTGACCCGGAAGAAGAAATACTGGGACTGACCCGCGAACTTGGAATCAGCTTTGTGCCTTACAGCCCCATCTGCCGGGGATTGCTCAGCAACTGGACCCCGTCAGAAGACAAAACCGATTTCAGGAACATACTGCCCCGTTTTCAGGGAGAAGCATATAACAGCAACAAATCAATCGCCGAAACCCTCAACCGCATCGCCGAGAACAAAGGCTGCACACTGGCTCAGCTTTCACTGGCCTGGGTTTGCGCACAGGGAGAGAACATCATTCCCATTCCCGGAACCACAAAAATCAAAAATCTTGATTCCAACATCGGTGCAGCGCAGATAGATTTAGATAAAGACGATCTTGCTGCTATTGAAAAGATCCTCGCGGCTAACAAAGTGCAAGGAAACCGCTATACTGATGAAGGTATGAAGGGTGTGAATGTGTAA
- a CDS encoding putative phage abortive infection protein, giving the protein MTRSNNEFFTENFAKEFGLEFDFLREDSGEIAVEKGSEQFLYESIHKVFDSYTNYEFHVYFKHLYQILKYVSRCPCSSPNDYVAILRAQLTSYEYGVLYYHALSGNDYLEGAVETKFQQLIQKTSFFHSMDYNFIFDDCKAGQYNLSAFGERRSPYSS; this is encoded by the coding sequence GTGACTCGGTCTAATAATGAATTTTTTACAGAAAATTTTGCCAAGGAGTTTGGGCTTGAGTTTGATTTTTTACGAGAGGATTCTGGTGAGATAGCAGTTGAAAAAGGAAGCGAACAATTTCTATATGAAAGTATTCATAAAGTTTTTGATAGTTATACAAATTATGAATTTCATGTGTATTTTAAACATCTATATCAAATTTTAAAATATGTAAGTCGCTGTCCGTGTTCGAGTCCCAATGATTACGTGGCAATATTAAGGGCACAGCTAACAAGTTATGAGTATGGTGTACTGTACTATCACGCCTTATCCGGTAATGATTATCTTGAGGGGGCAGTCGAAACAAAATTTCAGCAATTGATACAGAAAACATCTTTTTTCCATTCAATGGATTATAATTTTATCTTTGATGACTGCAAAGCTGGGCAGTATAATTTATCTGCTTTTGGTGAGAGAAGGAGTCCGTACTCTTCATAG
- a CDS encoding ImmA/IrrE family metallo-endopeptidase: MHSCTPPQPTEKPKVEIENIALKIRNEFFQSDMPTSKKLAKMIERLNGKVLFLENTTRTESIEAENGKFTIFLPHGTSVVRDNFTIAHELGHYFLHLKDRVTGTCETISCNRGGSDRLEWEANWFAAELLMPKQEFGQKAKELQYNHEDLADYFGVSSAAARVRLKSLNLI, from the coding sequence ATGCACTCTTGCACACCTCCACAGCCTACGGAAAAACCAAAGGTTGAAATAGAAAATATAGCTTTAAAAATTAGAAATGAATTCTTTCAATCTGATATGCCAACATCAAAAAAGTTGGCCAAAATGATAGAAAGACTGAATGGAAAAGTCTTATTTTTAGAAAATACGACACGAACAGAATCAATTGAAGCTGAAAATGGAAAATTCACTATTTTCCTTCCTCATGGAACTTCAGTTGTCAGAGATAATTTCACTATTGCCCACGAATTAGGACACTACTTTCTACACCTAAAAGATCGAGTTACTGGAACCTGCGAAACAATATCCTGCAACAGAGGTGGCAGTGATCGTCTTGAGTGGGAAGCCAATTGGTTCGCAGCAGAACTTTTAATGCCTAAACAGGAATTTGGGCAGAAAGCAAAAGAATTGCAATATAACCATGAAGATCTTGCTGACTACTTTGGGGTATCAAGTGCCGCGGCAAGAGTTCGGCTAAAATCATTAAATCTCATATAA
- a CDS encoding cupin domain-containing protein: MADLELKNLKDVTIKNIDHNKVLNLTELVVYQEGQVVSRTLSQVKQISLTLFAFDAGEGISTHSAPGDAMVQVLDGVAEVTIGSEVFNVAAGESIVMPANIPHGLEARERFKMLLTLIKL; the protein is encoded by the coding sequence ATGGCTGACTTAGAACTCAAGAATCTTAAGGACGTAACCATAAAGAATATTGACCATAACAAGGTGCTGAACCTGACTGAGCTGGTGGTTTACCAGGAAGGGCAGGTGGTCAGCAGAACCCTTTCACAGGTCAAGCAGATTTCTCTAACCCTGTTTGCTTTTGATGCCGGGGAAGGAATCAGCACCCACAGCGCACCGGGCGATGCCATGGTGCAGGTGCTGGACGGAGTCGCCGAAGTGACTATCGGCAGCGAAGTCTTCAACGTGGCGGCAGGTGAATCAATCGTCATGCCCGCAAATATTCCCCACGGCCTTGAGGCGCGGGAACGGTTCAAGATGCTGCTGACTTTGATTAAGCTGTAG
- a CDS encoding efflux RND transporter permease subunit has translation MSSPEKAQGLIASAVRFFLHSKLTVVLVIGALLLGVAAVQLTPREEEPQIVVPMADIIVQAPGAGVEEVEKLITTPLERILWQIDGVEYVYSISRRDSSMVTVRFFVGEDREESLIKLHNAITKNNDIAPGIVSSWVIKPVEIDDVPIVALTLYPSMNPAAGRENISDFELRRVAEEFASRLAEVEDLSRVSLVSGRSREVRVELLPERMAGFNISPLEIAGALEGADQSAVAGSVLSGNREVTVAANSFLEDAADVRNLVVGVFNSRPVYLRDVAEVIDGPQEADSYSRIGFSRMYLTNAGQDSEQASRPAVTIAFSKKKGTNAVKVAESVLERMEQLKQAILPAGIEVQVTRDYGKTADAKVDELLSSLGFAVVTVVILLALTLGWREAAVVALAVPISFSLALFVNYLLGYTINRVTLFALILSLGLVVDDPITNVDNIQRHILMKKKKPSEATLDAVSEVLPPVIMSTLAIIVSFVPLFFITGMMGPYMAPMAANVPLTVIFSTICALTIVPWLAFRLLKDLKPKAVTTISGPGRIETMYTRIITPFLESRARRWMLVGVIVVGLIFSMALAGLRMVPLKMLPFDNKNEFQIVIDMDEGTPLEQTDRVVRELEQVLKTVPEVTNYVTYAGEPSPMDFNGLVRHYYWREGGHMADIRVNLADKSQREEQSHAIVLRLRNELEQVAQRNNANIKIVESPPGPPVISTITTEVYGAEDRPYSALIEGAQQIAGIMEEEPGVVDIDTSTEADQTMVDFVLDKEKAALHGVSARDVVGTLQMALSGMVPATVHEYGERNPLPVRLILPLLRRADVSSLEQLKVRTAEGKSVPLAELGTLVEISREQPVYHKNLKRVVYLFAEMAGRAPGEAIIDMQGKLDKDPLPPFIWSDWAGEGEWQITLDVFRDLGLAFGAALLGIYILLIVETGSFGMPLLIMCAIPLTLLGIMPGFWLLNVVSAGTVQGFVGEAFVDPVFFTATGMIGMIALGGIVIRNSLVLIDFIRQSVAEGMKLKDAIIKSGSVRLRPIVLTAATTALGAWPITLDPIFSGLAWALIFGLFASTLFTLLVIPVGYYVFEKEK, from the coding sequence ATGTCTTCGCCCGAAAAAGCCCAAGGGTTGATTGCGTCGGCTGTCCGTTTTTTTCTGCATTCTAAATTGACCGTGGTACTGGTCATTGGCGCACTTTTGCTTGGCGTGGCTGCTGTGCAGCTGACTCCGCGTGAAGAGGAGCCGCAGATTGTGGTGCCCATGGCTGATATCATCGTTCAGGCTCCCGGTGCCGGGGTGGAAGAGGTGGAAAAGCTGATCACCACTCCGCTTGAGCGTATCCTCTGGCAGATTGACGGCGTGGAGTATGTTTATTCCATTTCCCGGCGCGATTCCTCCATGGTTACGGTCCGTTTTTTTGTGGGAGAGGACCGTGAAGAATCTCTGATTAAGCTGCATAATGCCATTACCAAAAATAATGATATTGCGCCGGGGATCGTTTCCAGCTGGGTTATCAAGCCTGTTGAAATTGATGATGTTCCCATCGTGGCTCTGACTCTCTATCCGTCCATGAATCCTGCCGCCGGGCGCGAGAATATTTCCGATTTTGAATTGCGTAGAGTGGCTGAAGAATTTGCTTCCCGGCTGGCTGAAGTTGAAGATCTTTCCCGTGTTTCTCTTGTTTCCGGACGTTCCCGCGAGGTCCGGGTGGAGTTGCTGCCCGAACGTATGGCTGGATTCAATATCTCCCCGCTGGAAATAGCTGGAGCACTTGAAGGTGCTGACCAGTCTGCTGTTGCTGGGTCAGTCCTTTCCGGCAATCGTGAAGTGACCGTAGCTGCAAATTCCTTTTTGGAAGATGCTGCCGATGTGCGTAATCTGGTGGTGGGAGTATTCAATTCCCGTCCGGTCTACTTGCGCGATGTGGCTGAAGTTATCGATGGTCCGCAGGAAGCTGATTCTTATTCTCGCATCGGCTTTTCGCGTATGTATTTGACAAATGCAGGACAGGACTCGGAACAGGCTTCCCGCCCGGCAGTGACCATTGCATTTTCCAAGAAAAAAGGAACTAACGCGGTTAAGGTTGCCGAGTCCGTGCTTGAACGTATGGAGCAGTTAAAGCAGGCTATTCTACCTGCCGGAATTGAGGTGCAGGTTACCCGCGATTACGGCAAAACTGCCGATGCAAAGGTTGACGAGCTGCTCAGTTCATTGGGATTTGCCGTGGTTACGGTGGTTATCCTGCTGGCTTTGACTCTTGGCTGGCGCGAGGCTGCGGTGGTCGCCCTTGCCGTACCGATCAGTTTTTCGCTGGCTCTGTTTGTCAACTACCTGCTCGGCTACACTATCAACCGGGTTACCCTTTTTGCGCTCATTCTTTCCCTCGGCTTGGTGGTGGATGATCCCATCACCAATGTGGACAATATCCAGCGGCACATCCTTATGAAAAAGAAGAAGCCGTCCGAGGCTACTCTTGATGCTGTTTCCGAGGTGCTCCCTCCGGTTATTATGTCTACGCTGGCGATTATTGTTTCGTTTGTGCCTCTCTTCTTTATCACCGGGATGATGGGACCGTACATGGCTCCCATGGCCGCAAACGTGCCGCTGACTGTTATTTTTTCCACGATCTGCGCCCTGACTATTGTTCCATGGCTGGCTTTCCGTTTGCTGAAGGATTTGAAACCGAAAGCTGTAACAACCATTTCCGGTCCGGGACGTATTGAAACCATGTATACCCGGATCATTACCCCTTTTCTGGAATCCCGCGCACGCCGCTGGATGTTGGTGGGAGTGATCGTGGTCGGGCTGATCTTTTCCATGGCTCTTGCCGGATTGAGGATGGTGCCGCTAAAAATGCTGCCTTTTGACAACAAGAATGAATTCCAGATTGTCATCGATATGGATGAAGGGACTCCCCTTGAGCAGACTGACCGGGTGGTCCGCGAACTGGAGCAGGTTCTTAAAACCGTACCCGAAGTAACCAATTATGTGACTTATGCGGGCGAACCGTCTCCCATGGATTTTAATGGGCTGGTCCGGCATTATTATTGGCGCGAGGGTGGGCATATGGCCGACATTCGGGTCAATCTTGCGGACAAATCCCAACGTGAAGAGCAGAGCCACGCCATTGTGCTCCGTTTGCGTAATGAGCTGGAACAGGTTGCCCAGCGCAACAACGCGAATATTAAGATTGTGGAATCCCCGCCCGGACCTCCGGTCATTTCCACTATCACAACTGAAGTCTACGGTGCTGAGGACCGCCCTTACTCCGCCCTTATTGAAGGGGCGCAGCAGATTGCAGGGATCATGGAAGAGGAACCCGGAGTGGTGGATATCGACACATCCACTGAGGCGGATCAGACCATGGTCGATTTTGTACTCGATAAGGAGAAAGCGGCTCTGCATGGAGTCAGTGCCCGTGACGTGGTGGGTACTTTGCAAATGGCTCTTTCGGGCATGGTTCCGGCAACTGTCCATGAATATGGCGAGCGCAATCCTCTTCCCGTGCGGCTCATTCTGCCGCTCTTGCGCCGGGCTGATGTGTCCTCGCTTGAGCAGCTCAAGGTGCGCACTGCCGAGGGCAAATCAGTCCCGCTGGCAGAGCTGGGGACTCTGGTTGAAATCAGCCGGGAACAGCCTGTTTATCATAAAAATCTTAAGCGTGTAGTTTACTTGTTTGCGGAAATGGCCGGGCGTGCACCGGGTGAAGCTATTATCGACATGCAGGGCAAGCTTGATAAAGACCCGTTGCCTCCGTTTATCTGGTCCGATTGGGCCGGGGAGGGCGAATGGCAGATCACCCTTGATGTTTTCCGTGACCTCGGCCTTGCATTCGGCGCGGCCCTGCTGGGCATTTACATTCTGCTCATTGTGGAAACCGGTTCATTCGGTATGCCGCTTTTGATAATGTGCGCCATCCCGTTAACCCTGCTGGGCATCATGCCCGGATTCTGGCTGCTTAATGTTGTTAGTGCCGGGACTGTACAGGGTTTTGTTGGCGAGGCTTTTGTCGATCCGGTCTTCTTTACCGCTACAGGCATGATTGGCATGATCGCATTGGGCGGGATTGTCATCCGCAACTCTTTGGTACTCATAGACTTTATCCGCCAGTCCGTTGCCGAGGGGATGAAATTAAAGGATGCCATCATCAAGTCCGGTTCCGTGCGGCTGAGGCCTATTGTTCTTACTGCGGCAACCACCGCCTTGGGTGCATGGCCTATCACTCTTGACCCGATCTTTTCGGGGCTGGCATGGGCGTTAATCTTCGGGTTGTTTGCATCAACCCTGTTTACACTGCTTGTAATTCCGGTGGGGTATTATGTATTTGAGAAAGAAAAATAG